A portion of the Stigmatella aurantiaca DW4/3-1 genome contains these proteins:
- a CDS encoding TetR/AcrR family transcriptional regulator translates to MSVPREDERDVMRRTAILEAARGCFLQFGYSKTSLDDIAKRANISRTLIYRKFKNKEDIFSALFDFMFEERYPRAEQVLAGAGSKRDKLFRVYELLLLEPWEELAGAPMAAEFFEACSRLFPEVEEKHERFRLKYTQAILETQEIAELFMLATDGLTLDLPAPRVLRRRLQLLVERFVSSGAA, encoded by the coding sequence ATGTCAGTTCCGAGAGAGGACGAGCGCGACGTGATGCGCCGCACGGCGATTCTGGAAGCCGCACGGGGGTGCTTTCTTCAATTCGGCTACTCGAAGACCTCCCTGGATGACATCGCCAAGCGGGCGAACATCTCGCGGACGCTCATCTACCGGAAGTTCAAGAACAAGGAGGACATCTTCTCCGCGCTCTTCGACTTCATGTTCGAGGAGCGCTACCCCCGAGCCGAGCAGGTGCTGGCCGGTGCCGGGAGCAAGCGCGACAAGCTCTTTCGGGTGTACGAGCTGCTGCTCCTGGAGCCGTGGGAGGAGTTGGCCGGCGCGCCGATGGCGGCCGAGTTCTTCGAGGCCTGCTCGCGGTTGTTTCCCGAGGTCGAGGAGAAGCACGAGCGGTTCCGGCTCAAGTACACCCAGGCGATCCTGGAGACCCAGGAGATCGCCGAGCTGTTCATGCTCGCCACCGACGGGCTCACCTTGGACCTGCCGGCACCCCGTGTCCTGCGCCGGCGGCTCCAGTTGCTCGTCGAGCGATTCGTGAGTTCTGGAGCGGCCTGA
- a CDS encoding MBL fold metallo-hydrolase, which yields MTWRRGLSRTVRWGGALGVIALALVTADAWTALGRGASGERRARMERSPQWKDGHFENPEPIVNDTWGSVSTMFHPSPEVSPTQPLSPVAVGRQQFETPPATGLRVTWLGHSSMLIELDGHRILTDPMWSERASPLTWVGPRRWYAPPVALKDLPSIDAVVISHDHYDHLDHGTLVAMKDWKTTFIVPLGVGAHLEYWGIPKERITELDWWERTRVGALDIVCTPARHASGRTLFDKDATLWASYAFLGPTHRAYYSGDTGLFPAMKDIGDRLGPFDVTMIEVGQYHRTWPDWHIGPEQAVLAHRMLRGRALLPVHWALFSLAVHGWTEPVERVLAAAGNTQEKVIVPKPGQSIEPGATPSLDRWWPELPWVTAAQDPIVSSQMN from the coding sequence ATGACGTGGCGCAGGGGCTTGTCGAGGACGGTCCGGTGGGGGGGAGCGCTGGGGGTCATCGCGTTGGCCCTCGTCACCGCCGATGCGTGGACGGCGCTGGGGCGCGGGGCGAGCGGTGAGCGGCGCGCGCGAATGGAGCGCTCCCCACAGTGGAAGGACGGCCACTTCGAGAATCCAGAGCCGATCGTGAACGACACCTGGGGCTCCGTGTCGACCATGTTCCACCCCAGCCCCGAGGTGAGCCCCACGCAGCCACTGTCCCCCGTGGCCGTTGGCCGCCAGCAGTTCGAGACGCCACCCGCCACGGGCTTGCGCGTCACGTGGCTCGGGCACTCGTCGATGCTCATCGAGCTGGATGGCCACCGCATCCTCACGGATCCGATGTGGAGCGAGCGCGCCTCGCCGCTGACCTGGGTGGGCCCCCGGCGGTGGTATGCCCCGCCCGTGGCCCTGAAGGACTTGCCGTCCATCGATGCCGTCGTCATCTCCCACGACCACTATGATCACCTCGATCATGGAACCCTCGTGGCGATGAAGGACTGGAAGACCACCTTCATCGTGCCGCTCGGGGTCGGGGCGCACTTGGAGTACTGGGGAATCCCGAAGGAGCGCATCACCGAGCTCGACTGGTGGGAGCGCACGCGGGTGGGTGCGCTCGACATCGTCTGCACCCCCGCGCGCCATGCCTCGGGGCGGACCCTGTTCGACAAGGACGCGACGCTGTGGGCCAGCTATGCGTTCCTGGGACCCACCCACCGGGCGTACTACTCGGGGGACACGGGGCTGTTCCCGGCAATGAAGGACATCGGGGATCGGCTGGGGCCGTTCGATGTGACGATGATCGAGGTGGGCCAATACCACCGCACGTGGCCCGATTGGCACATCGGGCCCGAGCAGGCGGTGCTCGCCCACCGGATGCTCCGGGGGCGGGCCCTGCTGCCGGTGCACTGGGCCTTGTTCAGCCTGGCCGTCCATGGGTGGACCGAGCCGGTCGAGCGCGTGCTCGCGGCCGCGGGCAACACCCAGGAGAAGGTCATCGTGCCGAAGCCGGGCCAGAGCATCGAGCCGGGCGCGACGCCCTCCCTGGATCGCTGGTGGCCGGAGCTGCCCTGGGTGACCGCGGCGCAAGATCCCATCGTCTCCTCGCAGATGAACTGA
- a CDS encoding RCC1 domain-containing protein, whose translation MRSPFGESTNRALSKWFLLLVALTWGTAGCGSQRDAVPAQQEDDFSSASFSIQPADFYSSSHVSQARLFSASSRHSAQGFSFSDVSSIRIDVNEKDSGTPLYLNLYLTLVSNQWSGTIPFLPKSKVLVFSAKAFNASKVLLFQGTTEQALFGSNDKVVLTLAAANDGQSISIPRIKKISVPSAFSSNQRGTVSFSMEANMGETLTYEITPAVGGGTLHPLAGSIALGASAGTFVSQYIPPTVSAESEFEHTVKVTNAVGHSVITSFKTKVKPPGTLDGVSDSVVQVLFSPVINSITTRRFQGTGNILFLASVADDEAAAELGFSWTFTQALDSAVEPAPAFPTGTTNPSTLENYTAVVKGTVKLEVVDSKGGKTTLFYPLAVNQFPDNPVTEEGPVSGLNIIAAGDSYTCVMLNGGTMRCWGNNTYGQLGYGNTGTVGDSEKPYTAGDIPLAGIGGGIKVAVGGNHACALLESGLVRCWGNNTYGQLGYNTVEHVGDGEAISHYGYVNVGGFVVKIAAGSWHTCALLDTGKVRCWGLNNYGQLGYGNTQNIGDNEHPWTAGDVQVGGIVKDIAAGFDHTCALLEGGKVRCWGFNNYGQLGYGNTQLIGDNEHPSVAGDVNVGGSVQQLATGYYNTCALLTTGYVRCWGYNGSGQLGYGHASNVNSPLSAGDVNTGGKVFQVAMGQHHTCALLNSGSVKCWGNGGGGRLGYGNTVDYVSPPSATVNLGGAIAFQIAAGYSHSCVQLSTGAARCWGTNNYGQLGYGHTQAIGDNEHPFTAGDIQFLEP comes from the coding sequence ATGAGAAGCCCATTCGGTGAGAGCACCAATCGAGCGCTGAGTAAGTGGTTTCTGCTTCTGGTTGCATTGACTTGGGGCACTGCGGGTTGTGGTTCCCAAAGGGATGCGGTGCCTGCTCAGCAAGAGGATGACTTTTCCAGTGCTTCCTTCTCCATCCAGCCTGCGGACTTCTACTCCTCGTCTCATGTCTCCCAGGCCCGCCTTTTCTCGGCTTCTTCGCGCCACTCAGCCCAGGGGTTCTCGTTCTCGGACGTCTCGTCCATCCGCATCGATGTGAATGAGAAGGATTCTGGGACTCCCCTCTACCTCAACCTCTACCTGACCCTGGTGTCCAATCAGTGGTCCGGTACGATTCCTTTTCTTCCAAAGAGCAAGGTTCTCGTTTTTTCCGCCAAGGCCTTCAATGCCTCCAAGGTGTTGCTTTTCCAGGGCACCACTGAGCAAGCCCTCTTCGGCAGCAATGACAAAGTGGTTCTGACCCTGGCAGCTGCCAATGATGGCCAATCCATCTCCATTCCTCGCATCAAGAAGATCTCAGTCCCTTCGGCGTTCAGCTCCAATCAGAGAGGAACGGTCTCTTTCTCCATGGAAGCCAACATGGGTGAGACGCTCACCTACGAGATTACTCCTGCCGTGGGGGGCGGGACCCTCCACCCTTTGGCCGGCTCTATTGCCTTGGGGGCCTCGGCGGGTACGTTCGTCAGTCAGTACATTCCGCCCACGGTGAGCGCGGAGAGCGAATTCGAGCATACGGTCAAGGTCACCAATGCGGTGGGACATTCCGTCATCACCTCGTTCAAGACCAAGGTTAAACCGCCTGGGACCCTTGATGGTGTGAGTGACAGTGTCGTGCAGGTGCTCTTCAGCCCGGTCATCAACAGCATCACCACTCGACGCTTCCAGGGGACGGGCAACATCCTCTTTCTTGCCTCGGTGGCGGATGACGAAGCGGCGGCTGAGCTTGGCTTCTCGTGGACCTTCACGCAGGCATTGGATTCCGCCGTCGAACCCGCACCGGCTTTCCCCACCGGAACCACCAACCCCTCTACCTTGGAGAACTATACTGCTGTGGTGAAAGGTACCGTGAAACTGGAGGTGGTGGACAGCAAGGGCGGCAAGACCACACTCTTTTATCCCCTTGCGGTCAATCAGTTCCCAGACAATCCCGTGACGGAGGAGGGGCCTGTGTCGGGCCTGAACATCATTGCCGCTGGCGATAGCTATACGTGTGTGATGTTGAATGGCGGGACGATGCGCTGCTGGGGCAACAATACATACGGGCAACTGGGGTACGGCAATACCGGCACCGTGGGGGACAGCGAGAAGCCCTATACGGCAGGAGACATCCCCTTGGCGGGAATAGGGGGTGGCATCAAGGTTGCCGTGGGAGGCAATCATGCGTGTGCGCTCTTGGAATCTGGCCTGGTGCGCTGTTGGGGCAACAATACGTACGGTCAGCTGGGTTACAACACCGTCGAGCATGTGGGAGATGGAGAGGCCATCTCCCATTATGGCTATGTCAATGTGGGCGGCTTCGTGGTGAAAATCGCCGCGGGCTCCTGGCATACGTGCGCCCTGCTGGATACGGGCAAGGTGCGTTGCTGGGGCCTCAATAACTACGGTCAACTTGGTTATGGCAATACTCAGAACATTGGTGACAACGAACACCCATGGACCGCTGGGGATGTGCAGGTGGGAGGCATTGTCAAGGACATTGCCGCTGGCTTCGACCACACCTGCGCCTTGCTGGAAGGTGGCAAGGTGCGTTGCTGGGGCTTCAATAACTACGGTCAGCTTGGCTATGGCAACACGCAACTCATTGGTGACAATGAGCACCCCTCGGTGGCAGGAGATGTCAATGTTGGGGGATCCGTCCAACAGCTGGCCACAGGCTATTACAATACCTGTGCGCTGCTCACGACGGGCTATGTCCGTTGTTGGGGCTACAATGGTTCTGGCCAGCTGGGTTATGGCCACGCGTCCAATGTGAACTCGCCCTTGAGCGCTGGTGACGTGAACACAGGTGGAAAAGTGTTCCAAGTGGCGATGGGACAGCACCACACCTGTGCCTTGCTGAATTCTGGAAGTGTCAAGTGCTGGGGCAATGGAGGAGGGGGACGGCTTGGTTACGGCAACACCGTTGATTACGTTTCTCCTCCCAGCGCCACGGTGAACTTGGGAGGCGCCATCGCGTTTCAGATTGCCGCGGGCTATTCACATTCCTGCGTTCAGTTGAGCACCGGTGCAGCTCGCTGTTGGGGAACCAATAATTACGGGCAGCTTGGGTATGGCCATACCCAAGCCATCGGAGACAATGAGCATCCCTTTACCGCAGGCGACATTCAGTTCTTGGAGCCGTAG